Proteins from one Thermotoga sp. SG1 genomic window:
- the argB gene encoding acetylglutamate kinase produces the protein MRIDTVNVLLEALPYIKEFYGKTFVIKFGGSAMKEERAKKAFIQDIILLKYTGIKPVIVHGGGPAISQMMKELGIEPVFKNGHRVTDERTMEIVEMVLVGKVNKEIVMNINLHGGRAVGVCGKDSKLIVAEKETKYGDIGFVGRVKQVNPEILHALIENDYIPVIAPVGIGEDGHSYNINADTVAAEIAKSLMAEKLILLTDVDGVLKDGKLLSTLTPEEAENLIKDGVVTGGMIPKVECAISAVREGVGAVHIINGGLEHAILLEIFSRKGIGTMIKESEG, from the coding sequence ATGAGGATCGATACCGTCAACGTTCTTCTTGAAGCACTCCCTTACATAAAAGAGTTCTACGGAAAAACGTTCGTTATAAAGTTCGGTGGCAGTGCCATGAAGGAAGAAAGAGCAAAAAAAGCCTTCATACAGGATATAATCCTTTTGAAGTACACAGGCATAAAGCCCGTCATCGTCCATGGAGGCGGACCTGCCATCTCTCAGATGATGAAAGAGCTCGGTATAGAACCCGTCTTCAAAAACGGCCACAGGGTCACGGATGAAAGAACAATGGAAATCGTTGAAATGGTGCTTGTAGGAAAGGTGAACAAGGAAATAGTCATGAACATAAACCTTCACGGAGGACGAGCGGTTGGCGTGTGTGGAAAGGATTCTAAACTCATCGTGGCCGAAAAGGAAACAAAATACGGTGACATAGGATTCGTCGGAAGGGTGAAACAGGTCAACCCGGAGATACTCCACGCACTCATAGAAAACGACTACATCCCTGTGATCGCACCCGTTGGAATAGGAGAGGACGGCCACTCGTACAACATAAATGCAGACACCGTCGCCGCAGAGATCGCAAAGAGTCTGATGGCGGAAAAACTCATCCTCCTCACGGACGTTGATGGTGTCTTGAAAGACGGAAAACTTCTTTCCACCTTAACTCCAGAAGAGGCAGAAAACCTGATAAAAGACGGTGTTGTAACAGGTGGTATGATTCCAAAGGTGGAGTGTGCAATCTCCGCTGTGAGAGAGGGTGTCGGAGCGGTACACATCATAAACGGTGGACTGGAACACGCTATCTTGCTTGAGATATTCAGTCGAAAGGGAATAGGTACAATGATCAAAGAATCGGAGGGATGA